From the genome of Argentina anserina chromosome 4, drPotAnse1.1, whole genome shotgun sequence, one region includes:
- the LOC126790288 gene encoding NAC domain-containing protein 1-like, producing MEGNSSSALPPGFRFHPTDEELIVYYLKNQAISKPCPVSIIPEVDIYKFDPWQLPEKAEFGENEWYFFTPRDRKYPNGVRPNRATVSGYWKATGTDKAIHSASKYVGVKKALVFYKGRPPKGVKTDWIMHEYRLSDSKKQTSKQLGSMRLDDWVLCRIYKKKHVNKAYMDPKLEDSSPQTDHFAAANDVKEEQAVIFPRTFSVSSFLDMDYLGPISQILNENPTYDFQNMLATNAGLNGQMFQFGDQIPYQSADSAKFQVMNQSSSSTFNQPLFVNQAYTNMNGLNH from the exons ATGGAGGGCAATAGTAGCTCCGCACTTCCTCCTGGTTTTAGGTTCCACCCAACTGATGAGGAGCTCATTGTGTACTACCTCAAAAACCAAGCCATTTCAAAGCCGTGCCCTGTTTCCATTATCCCTGAAGTCGATATCTACAAGTTTGATCCCTGGCAGTTGCCTG AGAAAGCAGAGTTTGGAGAAAACGAATGGTACTTCTTCACCCCCCGGGACCGGAAGTACCCGAACGGAGTCCGGCCTAATCGAGCCACCGTGTCGGGTTATTGGAAGGCCACCGGCACAGACAAGGCGATTCACAGTGCGTCTAAGTATGTGGGGGTGAAGAAGGCTCTTGTATTTTACAAGGGTAGACCACCAAAGGGGGTCAAGACGGATTGGATTATGCACGAGTATCGGTTAAGTGACTCGAAAAAACAGACTAGCAAGCAACTTGGATCCATGAGA TTGGATGACTGGGTCCTGTGTAGGATCTACAAGAAGAAGCATGTCAACAAGGCTTACATGGATCCAAAACTTGAAGATTCAAGTCCCCAAACGGATCATTTTGCAGCTGCTAATGATGTCAAAGAGGAACAAGCAGTGATTTTCCCGAGGACATTTTCCGTTAGTAGCTTCTTGGACATGGATTACTTGGGACCAATTTCCCagattttgaatgaaaatccGACCTATGATTTCCAGAACATGCTGGCCACTAATGCAGGACTAAATGGCCAGATGTTTCAGTTTGGTGATCAAATCCCATACCAAAGTGCAGACTCGGCAAAATTTCAAGTGATGAATCAGAGTAGTAGTAGCACCTTTAACCAACCATTATTTGTGAATCAGGCGTACACCAACATGAATGGTTTGAACCACTAA
- the LOC126790651 gene encoding cytochrome P450 704B1: MGNQEIDLLWCSSEDACGKGWLVLACVVLSWIIIHRWSHRNRKGPKTWPLVGAAIEQLVNYNRMHDWIAKYLSESNSVVVPMPFTTYTYIADPANVEHVLKTNFANYPKGEVYQSYMQVLLGDGIFNSDGELWRKQRKTASFEFASKNLRDFSTVVFRDYSLKLHSILTRASFQGLQVDMQELLMRMTLDSICKVGFGVEIGTLAPNLPDNQFAQAFDTANIIVTYRFIDPVWKIKKFLNLGTEALLDKSMKIIDDFTYSVIRKRKSEIREAQQSSDKNLQMHLLNNPNLIQMKHDILSRFIELGEDPESKLTDKSLRDIVLNFVIAGRDTTATTLSWAIYMIMTHPEVAEKLHKELKTLEEGLAQEEKVSLHQYDKEDIVSFNQRVNQFAGLLNYDSLGRLYYLHAVITETLRLYPAVPQDPKGILEDDVLPDGTKVRAGGMVTYVPYSMGRMEYNWGADAASFKPERWLKDGYFQNASPFKFTAFQAGPRICLGKDSAYLQMKMVTAILCRFFTFTLIPGHSVEYRMMTILSMKHGLKLTVARRSSDE; this comes from the exons ATGGGAAATCAAGAGATTGATCTTTTATGGTGTTCTTCAGAAGATGCATGCGGTAAGGGATGGTTGGTGCTGGCTTGCGTGGTTCTGTCATGGATCATTATTCATAGATGGAGCCATAGGAACAGGAAAGGCCCCAAAACATGGCCTTTGGTAGGAGCAGCAATTGAGCAACTCGTGAACTATAACAGAATGCATGATTGGATTGCCAAGTATCTGTCCGAATCGAACTCTGTCGTCGTCCCAATGCCGTTCACAACTTACACTTACATTGCCGATCCAGCTAATGTAGAACATGTCTTGAAGACCAACTTTGCTAATTACCCAAAG GGTGAAGTGTACCAATCATACATGCAAGTCCTGCTCGGAGATGGAATCTTCAACTCAGATGGAGAGCTTTGGAGGAAACAGAGAAAGACAGCAAGCTTCGAATTTGCATCCAAGAATTTGAGGGACTTCAGTACTGTCGTCTTCAGGGATTACAGCTTGAAACTCCATAGCATTCTGACTCGAGCATCTTTTCAAGGCCTACAAGTAGACATGCAG GAATTGCTGATGAGGATGACGCTGGACTCCATATGTAAGGTGGGATTTGGTGTAGAGATTGGAACCCTGGCTCCAAATCTTCCAGATAATCAATTTGCCCAGGCCTTCGACACTGCAAACATTATTGTCACATATCGATTCATTGATCCAGtatggaaaataaagaaattctTAAATTTAGGAACAGAAGCTTTACTAGACAAGAGCATGAAAATCATTGATGATTTTACATATTCTGTAATTCGGAAAAGGAAATCAGAGATAAGAGAAGCTCAACAGAGTTCTGATAAAAACCTG CAAATGCATCTTCTAAATAACCCAAATCTTATACAGATGAAGCATGATATACTGTCAAGATTCATCGAGTTAGGTGAAGATCCAGAAAGCAAATTAACTGACAAAAGCCTCAGGGATATTGTGCTAAACTTTGTAATAGCTGGTCGGGACACAACAGCAACAACTCTCTCATGGGCGATTTACATGATAATGACCCATCCCGAGGTAGCTGAGAAGCTACATAAGGAGCTGAAGACTCTTGAAGAAGGTCTGGCACAAGAAGAGAAAGTTTCACTGCACCAATATGATAAAGAGGACATTGTATCATTCAATCAAAGAGTAAACCAATTTGCAGGACTCCTGAATTATGATTCATTGGGGAGACTATACTATTTGCATGCGGTCATCACAGAGACACTCCGTCTATACCCTGCAGTCCCTCAG GACCCTAAAGGCATATTGGAAGATGATGTTCTACCAGATGGAACAAAAGTCAGAGCAGGAGGAATGGTGACCTATGTTCCCTATTCGATGGGTAGAATGGAGTACAATTGGGGTGCTGATGCTGCTTCATTTAAGCCAGAGAGATGGCTCAAAGATGGTTACTTTCAAAATGCATCGCCATTTAAATTCACCGCATTTCAG GCAGGACCAAGAATATGCCTAGGGAAGGACTCTGCGTACCTCCAAATGAAGATGGTAACGGCCATTCTGTGCAGATTTTTCACATTCACTCTGATCCCCGGTCACTCAGTTGAGTATAGGATGATGACGATTTTATCAATGAAGCATGGCTTGAAGCTTACTGTAGCCAGACGTTCATCAGATGAATGA
- the LOC126790648 gene encoding 2-hydroxy-palmitic acid dioxygenase mpo1-like: protein MGKTGLFDLEKHFAFYGAYHSNSINIAIHMIFVWPIFFTALLILYFTPSIFNVGFSLFGSQVILAFNVGFLLTLIYSLFYFFLDAKAGSLAALLCFICWVGSSFLASRLGFSLSWKVVLVAQIVCWTGQFIGHGCFEKRAPALLDNLAQAFIMAPFFVLLEALQSFFGYEPYPGFHAIVQAKVDAEITEWKDRKQRLVS from the exons ATGGGGAAGACTGGATTGTTCGACCTGGAGAAGCACTTCGCTTTCTATGGAGCCTATCACAGCAATTCGATCAACATAGCGATACATATGATCTTCGTCTGGCCCATCTTCTTCACAGCTCTGTTGATCCTTTATTTCACTCCATCGATTTTCAACGTGGGGTTTTCACTGTTTGGGAGTCAAGTAATTCTGGCTTTCAACGTGGGTTTCTTGTTGACTTTGATCTATTCTCTGTTCTACTTCTTTCTGGATGCTAAAGCTGGTTCCTTGGCTGCTCTGCTCTGTTTCATTTGCTGGGTTGGGAGTAGTTTCCTCGCGAGTCGACTCGGGTTTTCGCTATCTTGGAAG GTTGTTTTGGTGGCTCAGATAGTGTGTTGGACTGGACAGTTTATTGGGCATGGGTGCTTTGAG AAAAGGGCACCGGCTTTGTTGGACAACCTTGCACAAGCGTTTATAATGGctcctttttttgttttgttggag GCTTTGCAAAGCTTCTTTGGTTATGAACCTTACCCAGGGTTTCATGCAATAGTTCAGGCGAAAGTTGATGCTGAAATTACCGAATGGAAAGATAGGAAGCAGAGATTGGTCTCGTAG